The proteins below are encoded in one region of Halocatena salina:
- the moaA gene encoding GTP 3',8-cyclase MoaA, with protein MLVDGFGREVTGVRISLTDRCNFDCVYCHNEGLGDTRGPMEPQDEEMSTDDVVRFLEVAEEFDVEAVKFTGGEPMLREDLESIVRRTPDSMAASLTTNGVFLPGRSEKLVEAGLDRVNVSQDALDPAAFREVTKSGAYDDVIEGVMAAVDAGLTPVKLNMVVFEATAGYVPEMVEHVAEREGLQLQLIEYMPELAGRPDWAIDIERVHGWLADQADRIEHREMHDRRRYWIDGGLVEVVDPVGNEEFCANCHRVRVTHTGHLKGCLNRNDDLKPMGEMTKPEIRTAFREVVNDRVPYYGEYMIKDGDEWVLNEKYIDA; from the coding sequence ATGCTCGTGGACGGATTCGGCCGTGAAGTGACCGGGGTTCGGATCTCTCTTACTGACCGCTGCAACTTCGATTGTGTGTACTGTCACAACGAAGGACTCGGCGATACGCGCGGGCCGATGGAACCCCAAGACGAGGAGATGAGCACCGACGATGTGGTGCGATTTCTCGAAGTGGCTGAGGAGTTCGATGTGGAAGCGGTCAAGTTCACCGGTGGGGAACCGATGCTTCGGGAGGATCTCGAATCGATCGTTCGCCGGACGCCCGACTCGATGGCGGCGTCCCTGACGACCAACGGCGTCTTTCTTCCCGGTCGTTCTGAGAAATTGGTCGAGGCAGGACTCGACCGCGTGAACGTCTCTCAAGACGCATTGGATCCGGCAGCGTTCCGAGAGGTTACCAAAAGCGGTGCGTACGACGACGTCATCGAGGGAGTGATGGCGGCGGTCGACGCCGGACTGACGCCTGTCAAACTGAACATGGTCGTTTTCGAGGCGACGGCGGGTTACGTTCCGGAGATGGTCGAACACGTTGCCGAACGCGAGGGATTACAGCTCCAACTCATCGAGTACATGCCCGAGCTCGCCGGACGACCCGACTGGGCGATCGACATCGAACGGGTTCACGGATGGCTCGCCGATCAAGCCGATCGGATCGAACACCGCGAAATGCACGACCGACGGCGCTACTGGATCGACGGCGGGTTGGTCGAAGTCGTCGATCCCGTCGGCAACGAGGAGTTTTGTGCCAACTGCCACCGAGTCCGCGTGACTCATACGGGGCATCTCAAGGGCTGTCTCAACCGAAACGACGATCTCAAACCCATGGGTGAGATGACGAAACCCGAAATCCGAACGGCGTTCCGGGAGGTCGTCAACGACCGTGTACCTTACTACGGCGAGTACATGATCAAAGACGGCGACGAATGGGTGCTCAATGAGAAGTACATCGATGCGTGA
- a CDS encoding fumarylacetoacetate hydrolase family protein, protein MRTVRFRDPAGNVRRGEWSGQPGDEITLRTNYGGRVALGNETFLPEEIDVLPPCDPSKIVCVGLNYEDHAIEQNESIPERPSYFLKPPSTVAGHGDTITLPAGKERIDYEAELAVVIADTCKNVRAKNAMDVVAGFTCLNDISNRDDQSIEQNWVRGKAFDGSAPIGPVISRPENVANDASIQLWVNGDCKQDSTIDELIVPIEALIEELTSFMTLRSGDIISTGTPAGVGPLRDGDEVDIEIDGIGTLSHTVRIP, encoded by the coding sequence ATGCGAACTGTTCGATTCCGCGATCCAGCGGGGAACGTCCGGCGTGGCGAGTGGAGTGGTCAACCAGGTGATGAGATAACGCTTCGTACGAACTACGGTGGTCGCGTTGCGCTCGGAAACGAGACGTTTCTGCCCGAAGAGATCGACGTGCTTCCGCCCTGTGACCCGAGCAAGATCGTGTGTGTCGGATTGAACTACGAGGACCACGCGATCGAACAGAACGAGTCGATCCCTGAACGTCCGTCTTATTTCCTCAAACCGCCCTCCACGGTCGCAGGACACGGCGACACGATCACGCTTCCAGCAGGGAAAGAACGGATCGATTACGAGGCGGAGTTGGCCGTCGTCATCGCTGACACGTGCAAGAACGTCCGGGCGAAAAACGCGATGGATGTCGTCGCAGGGTTTACGTGTCTTAACGACATCTCGAACCGCGACGACCAATCGATCGAACAGAACTGGGTTCGCGGAAAAGCGTTCGACGGCTCTGCGCCGATCGGTCCCGTCATCTCCCGACCCGAAAACGTCGCGAACGACGCGTCGATCCAGCTGTGGGTCAACGGCGACTGCAAACAGGATTCGACCATCGACGAGCTCATCGTACCCATCGAGGCCCTCATCGAGGAGCTTACGAGTTTCATGACACTCCGATCGGGAGATATCATCTCGACCGGCACGCCTGCGGGTGTGGGACCGTTGCGTGACGGCGATGAGGTCGATATCGAAATCGACGGAATCGGAACGCTATCGCACACCGTTCGGATTCCGTAA
- a CDS encoding SHOCT domain-containing protein codes for MGWFRDHLFVISLSAFLLSVLVSVLMVGFGGVVVLSALFSGSLTVDVLLGLWPSIPVLAVAFTVAALSSLGMGWSALSRISLPSLDTRAVSERIHPLVQTLERKNGTLASLSLSEYVAPPEPSDEEKVERLKQQYVEGTIDEREFERRVERLTSVDTASVDTDRNRIVERGR; via the coding sequence ATGGGATGGTTCCGTGATCACCTCTTCGTGATTTCGTTGAGCGCGTTTCTCCTTTCCGTCCTCGTGTCGGTTCTCATGGTGGGTTTTGGGGGAGTCGTTGTCCTCTCAGCGTTGTTCTCCGGATCGTTGACCGTCGATGTGCTGTTGGGACTGTGGCCGTCGATACCAGTGCTCGCAGTGGCGTTCACCGTCGCCGCCCTCTCTAGTCTCGGCATGGGATGGTCGGCACTCAGCCGGATTTCGCTGCCATCGCTTGACACTCGAGCGGTCTCCGAACGAATCCATCCCCTCGTCCAAACGCTCGAACGGAAGAACGGTACCCTCGCGTCACTGTCGCTGTCGGAGTACGTTGCTCCGCCAGAGCCGTCGGACGAGGAGAAAGTCGAGCGCTTGAAACAACAGTACGTCGAGGGAACGATCGACGAGCGCGAGTTCGAACGACGCGTCGAACGACTCACGTCGGTCGACACCGCATCGGTCGATACGGATCGGAACCGAATCGTCGAGCGAGGACGGTGA
- a CDS encoding DUF5799 family protein encodes MTEQWTDRIVGARMAVDNEFEDRIQSSDLSRQQWGLVMTAVEFDIEHPDDPGRARIVANTDDLSAIMPELETVGNMSSMGPPERDRSGGILASVKDALGLDSTGIDEQKRETAEQLADEYARQLQQYLERRGSWEEIRRLATDP; translated from the coding sequence ATGACCGAACAGTGGACCGATCGGATCGTCGGTGCGCGGATGGCGGTCGACAACGAGTTCGAAGACCGGATTCAAAGCTCCGATCTTTCGAGACAACAGTGGGGGTTAGTGATGACGGCTGTCGAGTTCGACATCGAGCACCCTGATGATCCCGGCCGCGCTCGTATCGTTGCGAACACTGATGATCTTTCCGCGATCATGCCCGAGCTTGAGACCGTTGGAAACATGTCCTCGATGGGTCCGCCGGAGCGTGACCGATCGGGTGGCATACTGGCGTCGGTTAAAGATGCGCTCGGACTCGATAGCACCGGTATCGACGAGCAAAAGCGGGAAACGGCCGAGCAGTTGGCAGACGAATACGCTCGACAGCTCCAACAATATCTCGAACGACGCGGCTCGTGGGAGGAGATACGGCGTCTCGCAACCGACCCGTAA
- a CDS encoding 30S ribosomal protein S13: protein MSSEDTQADEEDIRYFVRIGQTDLDGTKSAERALSEMNGVGRRTARIICQKVGIDRTATFGQLDDSEIDAVIDQVDAYADTVPEWLTNHRRSYFTGETTHETGNDLEMTVRQDVNRMKMIDSYKGTRHKRGQKVRGQRTKSTGRTEGTIGVNVEAIKEEEAE from the coding sequence ATGAGTTCCGAAGACACACAAGCGGACGAGGAGGATATTCGCTACTTCGTCCGCATCGGACAAACTGATCTCGACGGAACGAAATCCGCCGAGCGGGCGTTGAGCGAAATGAACGGTGTCGGGCGACGAACGGCGCGGATCATCTGTCAGAAGGTCGGTATCGACCGTACCGCGACGTTCGGACAGCTTGACGACTCGGAGATCGACGCCGTCATCGATCAGGTCGATGCGTACGCAGATACCGTCCCGGAGTGGCTCACGAACCATCGACGGAGCTACTTCACGGGAGAAACCACCCACGAGACCGGCAACGATCTCGAAATGACCGTTCGACAGGACGTTAACCGTATGAAAATGATCGACTCCTACAAGGGCACCAGACACAAGCGTGGCCAGAAGGTTCGCGGACAGCGCACCAAGTCTACGGGCCGTACGGAGGGGACGATCGGTGTCAACGTCGAAGCGATCAAAGAGGAGGAGGCTGAGTAA
- a CDS encoding carbamoyltransferase family protein, protein MTFYRLTFKPAIGLYGQHDPSVALFEDDQLVFAVEEERLSRDKHAVNSFPGNAIRECLEYRDLSLSDIDEIVLPYEPSLRWKILPHYVRASLSLDERLKQFVSLGSTVVSQIRGQLYPTRQIENELASIGTPVPPIETHPHHACHAASAFHPSGFEDALVLTLDAKGEYDATVVWKGTLDGLERVRTYKHPNSLGLFFAAITEYLGFRMFNGEGKVMGLAPYGRPNRAIETGLRELVDTGVDYDVTDLTKHWGADAGVAELEAVFDRPRRTDSGEFTQWEKDLAFEAQSLLEEIVLDLTETYCRQLGVSNVALAGGVALNCKLNQQVGALDVVDDVFIQPVANDAGLALGAGWFDQAPRTVAPMSDVYLGPSFSTAAIKRRLDANKIEYTEPDDLERDVAQRLADGALVGWFQGRLELGPRALGNRSILADPRTIASRDRVNKHVKHREEWRPFAPSMLERAAKEYLTSDGSTPFMITTADVRDERVDDMAAVIHPADETTRPQTVREEQNPRYARLLSEFETLTDIPVLLNTSFNDHGEPIVTTPNQAIKDFYGMGLDFLVLEDIVIEK, encoded by the coding sequence ATGACGTTCTATCGTCTCACGTTTAAACCCGCGATCGGACTGTACGGACAACACGATCCGAGCGTGGCGCTTTTCGAAGACGATCAACTCGTGTTTGCTGTCGAAGAGGAACGACTCAGCCGTGACAAACATGCCGTCAACTCTTTCCCGGGGAACGCGATCAGGGAGTGTTTGGAGTATCGGGATCTTTCTCTCAGCGATATTGACGAGATCGTTCTTCCGTACGAGCCATCTCTTCGATGGAAGATACTGCCCCATTACGTTCGAGCCTCTCTATCGCTCGACGAGCGGCTCAAACAGTTCGTTTCGCTCGGGAGCACCGTGGTCTCACAGATTCGTGGTCAGCTGTATCCGACTCGCCAGATCGAAAACGAGCTGGCATCGATCGGAACTCCGGTGCCCCCGATCGAAACCCATCCTCACCACGCATGTCACGCTGCGAGCGCGTTTCATCCTTCTGGGTTCGAGGATGCGCTCGTTCTCACCCTCGACGCCAAAGGCGAATACGACGCGACCGTCGTCTGGAAAGGGACGCTCGACGGACTGGAACGAGTCCGGACGTACAAGCATCCGAACAGTCTCGGGTTGTTTTTCGCTGCGATCACCGAGTATCTCGGCTTTCGGATGTTCAACGGCGAAGGGAAGGTGATGGGGCTTGCTCCCTATGGACGACCCAACCGCGCGATCGAAACCGGGCTTCGGGAGTTGGTCGACACCGGTGTCGACTACGACGTGACCGATCTCACGAAACACTGGGGGGCTGACGCCGGCGTCGCAGAACTCGAAGCAGTGTTCGACCGTCCCCGTCGGACCGACTCGGGGGAGTTCACCCAATGGGAGAAGGATCTGGCGTTCGAGGCCCAATCACTCCTCGAAGAGATCGTGCTCGACCTCACTGAGACGTACTGCCGACAGCTCGGTGTGAGCAACGTCGCACTCGCTGGCGGCGTCGCGCTCAACTGTAAACTGAACCAGCAGGTCGGCGCGCTCGATGTCGTCGACGACGTATTCATCCAACCGGTAGCCAACGACGCCGGGTTAGCCCTCGGTGCCGGCTGGTTCGATCAGGCACCCAGAACCGTCGCGCCGATGTCCGACGTGTATCTCGGCCCATCGTTTTCGACAGCGGCGATCAAACGCCGCCTCGACGCCAACAAGATCGAGTACACCGAGCCGGACGATCTGGAACGAGATGTCGCCCAACGGCTCGCGGACGGTGCACTCGTCGGCTGGTTTCAGGGACGGCTCGAACTGGGTCCCAGAGCGCTCGGCAACCGGAGCATTCTCGCCGATCCTCGAACGATCGCCTCCCGCGATCGGGTCAACAAGCACGTCAAACACCGCGAGGAGTGGCGACCGTTCGCGCCTTCGATGCTCGAGCGTGCAGCCAAAGAGTATCTCACGAGCGACGGCAGCACACCCTTCATGATCACCACCGCGGACGTGCGAGACGAGCGGGTCGACGACATGGCGGCTGTGATCCATCCAGCCGACGAGACGACCCGGCCACAAACCGTTCGAGAGGAGCAAAACCCCCGGTATGCCCGACTGTTGTCGGAGTTCGAAACGCTCACCGACATCCCCGTGTTGTTGAACACCTCCTTCAACGACCACGGTGAGCCGATCGTGACGACGCCAAATCAGGCGATCAAGGATTTCTACGGTATGGGACTGGATTTCCTTGTGCTCGAAGACATCGTTATCGAGAAGTAG
- a CDS encoding metal-dependent hydrolase — protein sequence MELTWHGHSTWNVTVGDTTLLVDPFFDNPHTEFDPLDIESPEYLLLTHAHADHIADVGSFTDATVVTTPELAGYVEDEHGVTETIGMNIGGTVECDDAFVTMHRADHTNGAMTDYEHSMGEPTGFLISDAEPTPNSTDSATTFYHAGDTALMTEMRDVIGPYLSPDAAALPIGDHFTMGPWQAAIATEWLGVDHVFPMHYDTFPPIEIDVSKFETAVESSESDARTVVLDGDEMFSL from the coding sequence ATGGAACTGACTTGGCATGGCCATTCGACATGGAACGTTACTGTTGGGGACACCACACTGCTCGTCGATCCGTTTTTTGACAATCCTCACACGGAGTTCGATCCTCTCGACATCGAATCCCCGGAGTATCTCCTGTTGACCCACGCTCACGCAGATCACATCGCAGACGTCGGGTCGTTCACCGATGCCACAGTCGTTACGACGCCCGAGTTGGCGGGGTACGTCGAAGACGAACACGGCGTGACCGAGACGATCGGTATGAACATCGGTGGTACCGTCGAGTGTGACGACGCGTTCGTGACGATGCATCGTGCCGATCACACCAACGGGGCAATGACCGACTACGAACACTCCATGGGTGAGCCGACCGGCTTTCTCATCAGCGATGCGGAGCCGACACCAAACAGCACTGACAGCGCCACGACGTTCTATCACGCGGGGGATACGGCGCTGATGACGGAAATGCGCGATGTAATCGGTCCGTATCTCAGTCCCGACGCTGCGGCGCTTCCCATCGGCGATCATTTCACGATGGGACCGTGGCAGGCGGCGATCGCCACCGAGTGGCTCGGGGTTGATCACGTCTTTCCCATGCACTACGATACGTTCCCACCGATCGAGATCGATGTGAGCAAGTTCGAAACTGCCGTCGAATCGTCCGAGAGTGACGCTCGAACCGTCGTTCTCGACGGCGACGAAATGTTCTCGCTCTGA
- a CDS encoding cold-shock protein, with amino-acid sequence MATGTVDFFNDTGGYGFISTEDADDDVFFHMEDIGGPDLEEGTEIEFDIEQAPKGPRATNVVRV; translated from the coding sequence ATGGCAACCGGAACGGTTGATTTCTTCAACGACACTGGCGGTTACGGGTTCATTTCTACCGAGGATGCAGACGACGACGTGTTCTTCCATATGGAGGATATCGGCGGCCCTGACCTCGAAGAAGGAACTGAGATCGAATTCGACATCGAACAGGCTCCGAAGGGGCCGCGCGCGACGAACGTCGTTCGAGTCTGA
- a CDS encoding Mrp/NBP35 family ATP-binding protein, with the protein MNKQDVLDRLEAVEDPDFEDDIVSLGLVNTVDIEDETAHISLALGAPYSPTETAIANEVRQALSDTALDVTLSASVETGIAPDEQVLPNVQNIIAVASGKGGVGKSTVAVNLAAGLADRGARVGLFDADIYGPNVPRMVSADERPRATAEETIIPPERFGVRLMSMAFLLGDDDPVIWRGPMVHKIITQLWEDVEWGTLDYMVVDLPPGTGDTQLTLLQSVPLAGAVIVTTPQAVAIDDARKGLQMFGEHDTPVLGIVENMSAFQCPDCGSTHQIFGEGGGRAFADEVDMPFLGELPLDPAVRERGDTGDPVVLESDSTTAESFRSFTENVANNVGIVRRRKHRSQS; encoded by the coding sequence ATGAACAAACAGGACGTTCTCGACCGGCTTGAAGCCGTCGAGGACCCCGATTTTGAGGATGACATCGTTTCTCTTGGGTTAGTCAACACCGTCGATATCGAAGACGAGACGGCACACATCTCGCTCGCGCTCGGTGCACCCTACTCACCGACGGAAACGGCGATCGCAAACGAAGTGCGCCAAGCGCTTTCCGATACCGCGTTGGACGTGACGCTCTCGGCGTCGGTCGAGACGGGTATCGCGCCTGACGAACAGGTGTTACCGAACGTACAAAACATCATCGCGGTCGCTTCAGGGAAAGGCGGTGTCGGAAAGAGCACGGTCGCGGTGAACTTGGCTGCCGGATTAGCCGATCGCGGTGCCCGTGTCGGACTGTTCGATGCCGATATTTACGGACCGAACGTTCCTCGGATGGTCAGCGCCGACGAACGGCCGCGTGCGACCGCCGAGGAAACGATTATTCCTCCGGAACGCTTCGGCGTGCGGCTGATGAGCATGGCGTTTCTTCTCGGGGATGACGATCCCGTCATCTGGCGCGGGCCGATGGTTCACAAGATCATCACCCAGCTCTGGGAAGATGTCGAATGGGGGACGCTCGATTACATGGTCGTCGATTTGCCGCCGGGGACGGGTGATACACAGCTCACGCTGTTACAGAGCGTCCCGCTGGCCGGTGCAGTGATCGTCACGACACCCCAAGCGGTCGCGATCGACGACGCGCGCAAAGGATTACAAATGTTCGGCGAGCACGACACGCCCGTATTGGGGATCGTCGAAAACATGAGCGCGTTCCAATGTCCCGATTGTGGCTCGACACATCAGATCTTCGGTGAAGGCGGTGGGCGTGCGTTCGCCGATGAGGTTGACATGCCGTTTTTGGGAGAGCTACCGCTCGATCCAGCCGTCCGCGAGCGGGGCGATACCGGCGATCCGGTCGTTCTCGAATCGGACTCCACAACCGCCGAAAGCTTTCGTTCGTTCACCGAGAACGTGGCGAACAACGTCGGCATCGTTCGGAGACGGAAACACCGCTCTCAGTCATGA
- a CDS encoding OsmC family protein produces METIEATTTSESGYTSVSRVGEYELTIDAANEEGPTPNEVLVVDYVSCFVPAFRVGANKEGHDDLGRIDVDAEADIDDSDDLDAVRFSMNVEADLSDEEFDDIVERAENICHVHDALREGLHADVEVNGNAF; encoded by the coding sequence ATGGAAACGATCGAAGCAACGACCACGTCCGAGTCCGGTTACACGTCGGTAAGCCGTGTTGGGGAGTACGAACTGACGATCGACGCGGCCAACGAGGAGGGTCCGACCCCGAACGAAGTGCTCGTGGTCGATTACGTCTCCTGTTTCGTTCCGGCGTTTCGCGTCGGTGCAAACAAGGAGGGCCACGACGACCTCGGTCGGATCGACGTCGACGCGGAGGCCGATATCGACGACAGTGACGATCTCGACGCGGTTCGGTTTTCGATGAACGTCGAGGCGGACCTTTCCGATGAGGAGTTCGACGACATCGTCGAGCGCGCCGAAAACATCTGTCACGTTCACGATGCGCTTCGAGAGGGTCTGCACGCCGACGTCGAAGTTAACGGAAACGCATTCTGA
- a CDS encoding twin-arginine translocase subunit TatC produces the protein MAGAIDESTLRTIDDGRAAAGEILSDAQTELQKIFIVFALGFAGSFYLLRQWLFPYLKTRTITNTEASVNALTAFDVVLLQTKISMIGGILIATPVILYVSRKTLRDRGWLPDNPLSLWQLILLCVGVSFLFLLGLLYAHSFFMPLLFDFLISNAQQSGLAPHYSFVKWFRFLMLITLGMGLAAELPLFMVLLSYSNIVPYQTFRDKWRHAVVIIYTFGAVFTPPDPFTQVMWATPLLLLYMFSLLLTRIILTIKYSSDEFGLLKIAAKHWNIILGSMLLAGTLVYWSLARGYGAMASAYLTTYGIPQLPPIESFVPLSRQPAMLALGAVIALIAGISAYFIQLFKTVDPTEARYSPAPASAGDPSEVDLSRLDADSIAVAPPEVFTSMSEDEALEYANQAMERENPEKAEAILDRFDAAQATAGGGGSGGSGSPPPQNQSPSAAGGTGDAAQATAEESGSDNDVGDVITGTTTGVVNSFTDEERSEDDIGGYFYDIQFILSSLTSKTFRIIGLFIVVMGGVFTAMYRGGLGALQRDFLRRLPEGVTASEVDVVPLHPVEGLIFNVKIAAVAGIVAVLPVLLYYIWPALKERGFVSRDSGNRGIIFMWTMTSFIMLLVGTIIGYALVAPTIISWLAYDAIDSGMLIKYRISAAGWLVFFTTIGVGLLATVPTTLVFLHRSGFVPFSMIKGRWREAVVLIIGIISVAAPGGVFGMLLFSIPVVGAYLLGVGCLWVYTFGGRRVSPLRKSRRA, from the coding sequence ATGGCCGGGGCGATCGACGAGAGCACTCTCCGAACGATCGATGATGGACGCGCAGCAGCCGGGGAGATACTGTCGGATGCTCAAACTGAGCTCCAGAAGATCTTTATCGTGTTCGCCCTTGGATTCGCGGGCTCGTTTTATCTTCTCCGACAGTGGCTGTTCCCGTATCTCAAAACACGCACTATAACGAACACAGAGGCATCAGTCAACGCGCTCACCGCGTTCGACGTCGTGCTCCTCCAGACGAAGATATCGATGATCGGTGGGATCCTGATAGCGACCCCTGTAATACTGTACGTCTCCAGAAAAACACTACGAGATCGGGGATGGCTTCCGGACAACCCACTGTCTCTGTGGCAGCTCATTCTTCTGTGTGTCGGCGTTAGTTTTCTCTTCCTCCTCGGTCTCCTGTACGCTCACTCGTTCTTTATGCCGCTACTGTTCGATTTCCTCATCTCCAACGCACAGCAGTCGGGACTGGCTCCTCACTACTCGTTCGTGAAGTGGTTCCGGTTTCTGATGTTGATCACCCTCGGGATGGGGCTGGCCGCGGAGTTACCGCTGTTCATGGTGTTACTGTCGTACAGCAACATCGTCCCGTATCAGACGTTCCGTGATAAATGGCGACATGCAGTCGTAATCATTTACACCTTCGGGGCAGTGTTCACCCCCCCGGACCCGTTCACACAGGTCATGTGGGCAACACCGTTGTTGTTGCTGTACATGTTTAGTCTTCTGCTGACGCGGATCATCCTCACGATCAAATATTCGAGCGACGAGTTCGGACTCCTCAAGATCGCGGCGAAACACTGGAACATCATCCTCGGAAGCATGCTGTTGGCCGGCACGCTCGTCTACTGGAGTCTCGCGAGAGGATACGGCGCAATGGCGAGTGCGTATCTCACGACGTACGGGATACCCCAACTGCCGCCGATCGAGTCGTTCGTTCCGCTGTCACGCCAGCCAGCGATGCTCGCGCTCGGCGCAGTGATCGCGCTCATCGCTGGGATCAGTGCGTATTTCATACAACTGTTCAAGACGGTCGATCCCACGGAAGCGCGATACTCGCCAGCGCCCGCCAGCGCTGGTGATCCCAGCGAAGTGGATCTCTCCCGACTCGACGCTGACAGTATCGCTGTCGCTCCGCCGGAAGTGTTCACCTCGATGAGCGAAGATGAGGCGCTCGAATACGCCAATCAGGCGATGGAGCGGGAGAATCCGGAGAAAGCAGAAGCAATCCTCGATCGATTCGACGCCGCACAAGCGACGGCTGGCGGGGGCGGGAGCGGGGGTAGTGGCTCTCCACCACCACAGAATCAATCTCCATCAGCCGCCGGTGGGACTGGCGACGCCGCACAAGCGACCGCCGAGGAGTCTGGATCTGACAACGATGTCGGCGACGTTATCACCGGAACCACGACAGGCGTGGTCAACTCCTTCACCGATGAGGAGCGTTCGGAGGACGACATCGGTGGGTATTTCTACGACATCCAGTTCATTCTGAGCAGTCTCACCTCCAAGACGTTCCGAATCATCGGTCTGTTCATCGTCGTGATGGGTGGGGTGTTCACGGCGATGTACAGGGGCGGATTGGGGGCACTCCAGCGAGACTTCCTACGACGGCTTCCCGAAGGCGTCACGGCCAGTGAGGTCGATGTCGTTCCGTTACACCCTGTCGAAGGGCTGATCTTCAACGTGAAGATCGCCGCCGTCGCTGGAATCGTCGCCGTGTTGCCGGTCCTGCTCTATTACATCTGGCCTGCGCTGAAAGAGCGAGGCTTCGTCTCGCGTGACAGCGGCAATCGTGGGATCATCTTCATGTGGACGATGACCTCCTTCATTATGCTCCTCGTCGGGACGATCATCGGGTACGCTCTCGTGGCACCGACGATCATTTCGTGGCTGGCCTACGACGCCATCGACTCGGGAATGTTGATCAAATACCGCATCAGCGCCGCCGGCTGGCTGGTGTTTTTCACGACCATCGGTGTGGGCCTGCTTGCGACGGTCCCGACGACGCTCGTGTTCCTCCACCGTAGCGGGTTCGTTCCGTTCTCGATGATCAAAGGACGCTGGCGGGAGGCCGTGGTCCTCATCATCGGCATCATCTCGGTCGCAGCGCCCGGTGGCGTCTTCGGGATGCTCCTGTTTTCGATACCGGTCGTCGGTGCGTATCTCTTGGGGGTTGGCTGTCTCTGGGTGTACACCTTCGGTGGACGGCGCGTCAGTCCGCTGAGAAAATCACGAAGGGCGTGA
- a CDS encoding DUF2071 domain-containing protein, with protein MFASLRGIIDRRILVNFRIAPEVLSDWLPEPFEPQTVAGNAIGGICLIRLRDLRPTGIPRRIGFTSENQAHQFAVKWRENGDERTGVYIPHRHTDSLINRLCGGRLFPGSHYHGTFDIDESRTQYKLTMQSTEIRVQVAGEPADSLPVDSMFESVADASAFVEKDVVGYSPNERRGEFEALELRTDEWNVTPFSVTEVSSNYLDRIPDDITFDHALLMSDIDHEWHDGEASCSGCSELSVAM; from the coding sequence ATGTTTGCATCACTTCGTGGGATCATCGACCGTCGTATTCTTGTGAACTTCCGCATCGCTCCGGAGGTGTTATCCGATTGGCTGCCGGAACCGTTCGAACCCCAAACGGTAGCAGGGAACGCCATTGGCGGTATCTGTCTCATTAGACTTCGTGATCTCCGTCCGACGGGGATTCCCCGTCGGATCGGATTCACCTCGGAGAACCAAGCCCACCAGTTCGCCGTCAAATGGCGGGAAAACGGAGACGAACGAACCGGGGTGTACATTCCTCATCGCCACACAGACTCCCTGATAAATCGTTTGTGTGGTGGACGCCTCTTCCCGGGGAGCCACTATCACGGCACGTTCGATATCGACGAATCGCGGACACAGTACAAACTCACGATGCAAAGCACTGAAATCCGTGTGCAGGTGGCTGGCGAGCCAGCCGATTCACTGCCCGTCGATTCGATGTTCGAGTCAGTGGCGGACGCATCGGCGTTTGTCGAGAAGGATGTCGTTGGCTACTCTCCGAACGAACGGCGGGGTGAGTTCGAGGCACTCGAACTACGCACCGATGAGTGGAACGTGACGCCGTTTTCCGTCACCGAGGTGTCTTCGAACTACCTCGACCGGATTCCCGACGACATCACCTTCGACCACGCGCTACTGATGTCCGATATTGATCACGAATGGCACGACGGAGAAGCGTCGTGTAGCGGCTGTAGTGAACTATCCGTGGCAATGTGA